A stretch of Castanea sativa cultivar Marrone di Chiusa Pesio chromosome 2, ASM4071231v1 DNA encodes these proteins:
- the LOC142623567 gene encoding L-ascorbate oxidase-like produces MLLKLLALCLFTFLIYVPIAEARIRHYKWEVKYEYKSPDCFKKLVITINGKSPGPTILAQEGDTVIVEVTNKLLLENLAIHWHGIRQIGTPWSDGTEGVTQCPVVPGDTLKYEFKVDRAGTYLYHAHYGMQRESGLYGSIRVSVPDNFTEPFAYDYDRSIILTDWYHKSTYEQATGLSSNPFVWVGEPQSLLIQGKGRFNCSSASLTADTCNTSNPECSPYAITVIPGKTYRLRVASLTALSALSFQLEGHNMTVVEADGHYVEPFVVKNLFIYSGETYSVLIKADQDPSRNYWMTTNVVSRPPNTTQGLGFLNYYPNHPRRSPPTVPPTGPIWNDAAPRLAQSRAIKAHHDFIVTPPTTSDRAIVFLNTQNRINGYVRWSVNNVSFTLPHTPYLIALKNKLHHVFSQTPPPEGYDFVNYDIYNVSKNPNATASNAIYRLGFNTTVDIILQNANTMTVNNSETHPWHLHGHDFWVLGYGDGKFDMNKDPKNYNLVNPIMKNTVPLHPYGWTAIRFKADNPGAWLFHCHIEAHFYLGMGVVFEEGIDKVGKLPSSIMGCGETRGVGRP; encoded by the exons ATGTTGTTGAAGCTGCTGGCTTTGTGTTTGTTCACATTTCTCATATACGTTCCTATTGCTGAGGCCAGAATTCGGCATTACAAATGGGAGGTAAAGTATGAGTACAAGTCCCCTGACTGTTTTAAGAAGCTGGTCATTACAATCAATGGCAAATCTCCAGGACCCACAATCTTGGCCCAGGAAGGTGATACAGTCATTGTTGAGGTTACTAACAAACTATTATTAGAAAACCTTGCAATCCATTGGCATGGAATCAGACAG ATTGGAACACCTTGGAGTGATGGAACAGAAGGGGTGACTCAATGTCCAGTAGTACCTGGGGACACCTTAAAATATGAGTTCAAAGTTGATAGG GCTGGAACTTACCTGTACCACGCACACTATGGAATGCAAAGAGAATCAGGACTATATGGATCAATCCGTGTATCAGTTCCTGATAATTTTACAGAACCATTTGCCTATGATTATGATCGGAGCATCATCCTTACTGATTGGTACCACAAAAGTACTTATGAACAAGCCACTGGATTGTCCTCCAATCCTTTCGTCTGGGTTGGGGAGCCTCAG TCACTTCTGATTCAAGGAAAAGGAAGATTCAACTGCTCTAGTGCATCCCTCACAGCCGACACTTGTAACACATCAAATCCAGAATGCTCTCCTTATGCAATAACCGTAATCCCAGGAAAAACATACAGACTAAGGGTTGCTAGCTTGACTGCTCTATCAGCCCTTAGTTTTCAATTGGAG GGTCATAATATGACTGTGGTAGAAGCAGATGGACACTATGTAGAGCCATTTGTAGTGAAAAACCTGTTCATATACTCTGGAGAGACATACTCTGTGCTTATAAAAGCCGATCAAGACCCTTCAAGAAATTATTGGATGACAACAAATGTGGTTAGTCGGCCTCCTAATACCACACAAGGCTTAGGCTTTCTCAATTACTATCCAAACCATCCAAGGCGGTCTCCTCCCACAGTTCCACCGACTGGTCCAATTTGGAATGACGCAGCACCCCGATTGGCTCAAAGTCGAGCAATTAAGGCTCACCATGATTTCATTGTGACCCCGCCTACAACCTCAGATAGAGCCATTGTGTTCCTGAACACACAAAATCGCATTAATGGTTATGTGCGCTGGTCCGTAAATAATGTCTCTTTCACCCTTCCTCACACACCATACCTTATTGCTCTAAAGAATAAGTTACACCATGTGTTCAGTCAAACCCCACCACCTGAAGGATATGACTTTGTAAACTATGACATTTACAACGTGTCCAAGAACCCAAATGCTACTGCAAGCAATGCCATTTACCGGCTAGGCTTCAATACCACGGTTGATATTATACTACAAAATGCAAACACTATGACTGTTAACAATAGTGAGACACATCCATGGCATCTCCACGGGCACGATTTTTGGGTACTGGGCTATGGAGATGGGAAGTTTGACATGAACAAAGACCCAAAGAATTACAATTTAGTGAATCCAATCATGAAGAATACAGTGCCTCTTCATCCCTATGGTTGGACTGCTATTAGGTTCAAGGCTGATAACCCAGGTGCTTGGCTTTTCCATTGCCATATCGAGGCTCATTTCTACTTGGGCATGGGAGTGGTGTTTGAAGAAGGAATAGACAAGGTGGGGAAATTGCCTTCATCTATTATGGGCTGTGGTGAGACCAGAGGAGTCGGCAGGCcttaa
- the LOC142623252 gene encoding L-ascorbate oxidase-like, which yields MLKLLALYFFTTLMHVPITEAKIREYNWEVKYEYKSPDCFRKQGITINGLSPGPTILAQQGDTVIVNVTNKLITESFAIHWHGIRQRGTPWSDGTAWVTQCPIGPGDTVKYEFKTDRPGTYVYHAHYGMQRTAGLYGSIQVSLPDGVEEPFAYDFDQSILLNDWYHQSTSAQATGLTSISYMWVGEPQSLLIQGKGKFNCSSVTLPTNICNSTNPECSPYVITVIPGKTYRLRIASLTALSALSFQIEGHKMTVVEADGYNVEPFEVDKLYIYSGETYSVIVKADQDPSRNYWATTNVISRHPNTPPGLAIFNYEPNEPQRSPPTVPPAGPVWNDTADQLAQSQALKARQGYIHTPPPSSDRTLVFLTTQNTINGYTRWAVNNVSLDTPDTPFLIALKYNLTNAMDQTPPPDTYDSSNYDINNVAKNKNATSSTAIYRLKFNTTVDVIMQNANTLKMSHSETHPWHLHGHDFWVLGNGIGKFDLKEDTKKFNLVNPVMKNTVPVFPFGWTALRFQADNPGVWAFHCHIEPHFYLGMGVAFEAGVEKVGKLPTFIMGCGQSRGLLN from the exons atgttgaagttgctagcctTGTATTTTTTCACCACTTTGATGCATGTTCCAATTACTGAGGCCAAAATTAGGGAATACAATTGGGAGGTGAAATATGAGTACAAGTCCCCTGATTGCTTTAGGAAGCAGGGTATAACCATCAATGGATTAAGTCCAGGACCTACGATTTTGGCCCAGCAAGGTGATACGGTCATTGTTAATGTCACGAACAAATTAATAACAGAAAGCTTTGCAATTCATTGGCATGGAATCCGACAG AGAGGAACACCTTGGAGTGATGGAACAGCATGGGTGACTCAATGTCCAATAGGGCCTGGAGACACAGTCAAGTATGAGTTTAAGACTGATAGG CCTGGGACTTACGTGTACCACGCACATTATGGAATGCAAAGAACAGCTGGGTTATATGGATCAATCCAGGTATCACTTCCTGATGGGGTTGAGGAACCCTTTGCCTATGATTTTGACCAGAGCATCCTCCTTAATGATTGGTACCATCAAAGCACTTCTGCACAAGCCACTGGATTGACCTCCATTTCCTATATGTGGGTTGGGGAACCTCAg TCACTTCTGAttcaaggaaaaggaaaattcaACTGTTCTAGTGTGACCCTGCCAACCAACATTTGTAATTCAACAAATCCAGAATGCTCTCCTTATGTAATCACTGTAATCCCTGGAAAAACGTATCGACTAAGGATTGCTAGCTTGACTGCTCTATCAGCCCTTAGTTTCCAAATTGAG GGCCATAAAATGACTGTGGTTGAAGCAGACGGGTACAATGTTGAGCCATTTGAAGTGgacaaactatatatatactcTGGAGAGACATACTCTGTCATTGTAAAAGCTGATCAAGACCCATCAAGAAATTATTGGGCTACAACAAATGTGATCAGCCGGCACCCTAATACCCCACCTGGCTTAGCCATTTTCAATTACGAGCCAAATGAACCACAGCGATCACCTCCAACAGTTCCACCAGCTGGTCCTGTTTGGAATGATACGGCAGACCAGCTTGCTCAAAGTCAAGCTCTTAAGGCTCGCCAAGGTTACATCCACACCCCTCCCCCAAGCTCAGATAGAACGCTTGTGTTTCTCACCACACAAAACACCATCAATGGCTATACCCGTTGGGCCGTAAACAATGTCTCTCTCGACACTCCCGACACCCCTTTCCTCATCGCACTCAAATATAACTTAACAAATGCGATGGATCAAACCCCGCCACCTGATACGTATGACTCTTCGAATTATGATATTAACAACGTCgcaaagaacaaaaatgctACTTCTAGCACTGCCATTTATAGGCTAAAGTTCAATACAACAGTAGATGTTATAATGCAAAATGCAAACACCTTGAAGATGAGCCATAGTGAGACACATCCATGGCATCTCCACGGGCACGATTTTTGGGTCCTGGGTAATGGAATTGGCAAGTTTGACCTTAAAGAGGACACAAAGAAATTCAATTTGGTGAATCCAGTGATGAAGAACACAGTGCCTGTTTTTCCCTTTGGATGGACCGCTTTGAGGTTCCAGGCTGACAACCCAGGCGTTTGGGCTTTTCATTGTCATATAGAGCCTCATTTCTACTTGGGCATGGGAGTGGCATTTGAAGCAGGGGTAGAAAAGGTGGGAAAGTTGCCTACATTCATCATGGGCTGTGGCCAGAGCAGAGGATTATTGAATTGA
- the LOC142623168 gene encoding fasciclin-like arabinogalactan protein 21 has protein sequence MATSLRFAVILIAILILTFLTFPSATAIDGLEQIVTPSIPSTSPPPPQPLPPPTTSGNQELQDHSFFSHTALLPPILSHLGFHELAIAAPSLADSTASTAWTGPSTLFAPSDSSLRSCVSCSIPNLLREHLVPGLFTIDYLRKLAFGTKIETLSPGRCITVTAERSSKISNFSAAAGGADKVFIGGVEITHPDLFNNGLVVVHGLQGFVSPLSPYSCDVERMTSLSFPFHSDRMHQNQPLVQPVISIMRLMLRDAMLRLRNNGFSILALAMRVKYNDLIGLNNMTVFAIDDVSIFSGSHAYTSNVRFHIVPNHFLTFSDLEKLPLGTPLPTLERGQSLVITTAGGGGFSPAPLRINYVRVKIPDLMRNLKIVVHSLYLPFPHLHPMATAYDGILGGGHYGADQVVSDRTVNGVCDAMDGHGGCVEVPPPQVKTTVDIEDHHGL, from the coding sequence atgGCGACCTCTCTGCGATTTGCAGTGATTCTCATTGCGATCTTGATCCTTACTTTCCTCACTTTTCCGAGCGCCACCGCCATTGATGGCCTAGAGCAAATCGTAACTCCTTCAATACCTTCAacttcaccaccaccaccacaaccgctaccaccaccaacaacaagtGGTAACCAAGAACTCCAAGACCACTCGTTTTTCTCACACACAGCTctcctccctccgatcctaTCTCACCTTGGCTTCCACGAGCTCGCTATCGCTGCGCCATCTCTCGCCGACTCAACCGCCTCCACGGCCTGGACCGGTCCTTCGACTCTCTTCGCTCCCTCCGATTCCTCTCTCCGCTCTTGCGTTTCTTGCTCCATCCCTAACCTCCTTCGCGAACACCTCGTTCCTGGACTCTTCACCATCGACTATCTCCGGAAGCTCGCTTTCGGTACCAAGATCGAGACCTTGAGTCCCGGCCGTTGCATCACCGTCACTGCCGAGAGATCTAGCAAGATCTCTAACTTCTCCGCCGCCGCCGGCGGAGCGGACAAGGTTTTCATCGGAGGCGTGGAGATCACTCATCCTGATCTCTTCAACAACGGCCTCGTCGTTGTTCATGGACTCCAAGGCTTCGTCTCTCCGCTCTCGCCGTACTCTTGTGACGTCGAGAGGATGACGTCGTTGTCGTTCCCGTTTCATTCTGATCGTATGCACCAGAATCAGCCATTGGTTCAACCTGTGATCAGTATCATGCGCTTGATGCTGCGTGACGCTATGCTTCGGCTCCGTAACAACGGGTTTAGCATATTGGCGCTTGCTATGAGGGTCAAGTACAATGACCTCATCGGGCTCAACAACATGACCGTGTTCGCTATTGATGACGTGTCGATCTTCTCTGGCTCGCATGCGTACACCAGTAACGTACGTTTCCACATCGTGCCGAACCATTTCTTGACGTTCTCGGACCTTGAGAAGCTTCCTCTTGGAACGCCGTTGCCGACGCTCGAGAGAGGTCAGTCTCTGGTGATCACTACCGCCGGCGGAGGAGGTTTTTCGCCGGCCCCGTTGAGGATCAACTATGTGAGGGTTAAGATTCCGGACTTGATGCGCAACCTCAAGATCGTGGTGCATAGCTTGTACTTGCCGTTCCCGCACCTTCATCCAATGGCTACTGCGTATGATGGGATCCTCGGAGGAGGACATTACGGTGCGGATCAAGTAGTCTCAGATCGGACGGTGAATGGAGTTTGTGACGCCATGGATGGGCATGGAGGTTGCGTTGAAGTTCCTCCACCTCAAGTCAAGACTACAGTCGATATCGAAGATCACCATGGCCTGTGA